GTGGGCTCAGCTGTAAGAACAAAGCCTGCGGGGTGTCGCTCAGAAACGCCTCAGCCGGGGGCCGAAACGGCAAGAAATGTGCCGTAGAGGTGGTGAAAGTGATAATCGACAGCGAAGAGAGAGGCGAGAAAGAACGAGAGGGAGGCGGCGTCCTGGGCGGCGGCCCGGGCGGAGCGGTCCAGGTGTTTTCTGTGatccacagaggaagaggagccaCGGCTACGCAGCTGGGCTTTGTCGAGCTGGTGCCCACGGACACCGCCATAGCGACCGGCGACGGCGCCACCCTGCTGACCCGGATCAACCTGGGCCGCTGCTTTTTGCCTTCTTGCCagcagggtcaaaggtcaaaccaGGGCGAGACAGACTCAGCCACGGCCAGTTCCAAGCAGTCTTCGGACAGCCTGTGCGTCCACATCAAGCAAGCCATCGAGTGTCAGAGCCGGGCGACGCCGCTGACCCTGAAGAGCTCCATCCTGGAGGGTTTGCAGGCCTCCATCCAGGCCCGGGAGGAGCTGTGGCGGCTGGCCACGGAGTCTCCGGGCCCCCTGGTGCAGCGCGTCTCCAAGGACACCCTGGTGGTGAAGTGCCACACGGACTCCCAGCATCCTCTGGGCCTGCTGCATCTCACGGTGGGCGCAGGCGGACTTTCTGAGGGTTCAAAGAGCGAGCGAAGgagcagagagctgcagcagcacagcgTTTTTCACTGCGCCTGCCAGCTCGGCGGCAGCAGAAGGAACAAACCTGCCGCCTTTCACCCTCCTCCCGGCTCGGCCTCGCCACAACCGTGCCTTCACTTCtacgcctgtgtgtgtgccttcGCCAGCCACGAAAAGCTGGCCACAGAGTTCGCTGCTTTCATCAACTACACGGCCAGCGGTAAAGtatctgagtctgagtctgaacTTATTTTACTGCctctgaagagccttaaacatTCATTCTGTCTAATGGCCATAAAggggttgtaaaaagaagtcagattgtattgaagtctatgggaaaatttcCCCCATTCTCCCTGATTTAtaagctcagtaaatgttttcctgatgagtttaatgtctcagtctctagttttccatttagaggaaaatatcCAAATGTCAAACTATCCCTTTAGTGGATTGTTTGTTTCAGAGTGattcattgttttcctttcaggcGTCCAGCAAAGCGCTTCCGGTAGAGTGACGGTTCCCAGTGAGAAGCCGCCTCCTCGAGCCGAAGCAGTCAGCGCTCATCACAAAGTGAAGAGGCTTCGCCTGGACGACTCGCTCTCTGGTGGTTTCATCGTGTTTCTTGTGGCTCATGAATGCAGGACGGTTGTACAGCAGTGTCTTTGTCTCAACCTTCCGTtgtccttccttttctcttGGCTTTTTCCAACCTGTGGTTCTTTCCATCTCCTGCCTCAGTGGCGGGGAAAGAGGGAGTGCCGGCCTCCGGCCTGAGGAAAGTCCCCGGTGCTGGTGGGCTGAAGACCCCCCTCTTTTCCCCTCCTCGTCTCTCTGTTTATCATCGTCCATCATTGTTCCTCAGTCCTGCAgctctgatcctgatccactGGCCAAACTGGTGGACACACAGAATATTTAATTTGGCACTGCCGCAACTCGGGCCTCTGCAGGTCCTGAAAAGTCATCGATTTGAGGACTTTAAAAGCATTTCAAGTctgaaggatttaaaaaaaatgattttctaTGCAGTTAAGATgtaactttaaaaaaatttcAGTGATATTGTTTAGACTTTGGTTTTCATGACAGAGGAAACGGGCATTAAATTGGCATTGagaaggtttta
This sequence is a window from Echeneis naucrates chromosome 12, fEcheNa1.1, whole genome shotgun sequence. Protein-coding genes within it:
- the c12h2orf42 gene encoding uncharacterized protein C2orf42 homolog isoform X1, which gives rise to METEVTVTSSSNVVPSSTSQTTTTQTTLAAKQRDTRKAASTTPAFLSNLGRATLRGIRKCPQCGVYNGTRGLSCKNKACGVSLRNASAGGRNGKKCAVEVVKVIIDSEERGEKEREGGGVLGGGPGGAVQVFSVIHRGRGATATQLGFVELVPTDTAIATGDGATLLTRINLGRCFLPSCQQGQRSNQGETDSATASSKQSSDSLCVHIKQAIECQSRATPLTLKSSILEGLQASIQAREELWRLATESPGPLVQRVSKDTLVVKCHTDSQHPLGLLHLTVGAGGLSEGSKSERRSRELQQHSVFHCACQLGGSRRNKPAAFHPPPGSASPQPCLHFYACVCAFASHEKLATEFAAFINYTASGVQQSASGRVTVPSEKPPPRAEAVSAHHKVKRLRLDDSLSGSSQAVDERTVTLGFHQWLASVTERIHQTMHYQFDGKPQPLVYHIPHEFFNALQHRLSLGSKKRRLPNFTTAFVRNDGLPLGSFSKYTWHITNLMQVKRIFDTPELPLEVSQSFVKNVDGSYSRFRCPEPPPEPELLEGLRTDRPQAIRPMELRTFLKVGPGPGMADQKEASPFVIEWIPDVLPRCRMGELRISFEFGHQQSGQLEHGEKTSTTEKGGRNKSDPPQSKHTKAIEILQVVV
- the c12h2orf42 gene encoding uncharacterized protein C2orf42 homolog isoform X2, which codes for METEVTVTSSSNVVPSSTSQTTTTQTTLAAKQRDTRKAASTTPAFLSNLGRATLRGIRKCPQCGVYNGTRGLSCKNKACGVSLRNASAGGRNGKKCAVEVVKVIIDSEERGEKEREGGGVLGGGPGGAVQVFSVIHRGRGATATQLGFVELVPTDTAIATGDGATLLTRINLGRCFLPSCQQGQRSNQGETDSATASSKQSSDSLCVHIKQAIECQSRATPLTLKSSILEGLQASIQAREELWRLATESPGPLVQRVSKDTLVVKCHTDSQHPLGLLHLTVGAGGLSEGSKSERRSRELQQHSVFHCACQLGGSRRNKPAAFHPPPGSASPQPCLHFYACVCAFASHEKLATEFAAFINYTASGVQQSASGRVTVPSEKPPPRAEAVSAHHKVKRLRLDDSLSGSSQAVDERTVTLGFHQWLASVTERIHQTMHYQFDGKPQPLVYHIPHEFFNALQHRLSLGSKKRRLPNFTTAFVRNDGLPLGSFSKYTWHITNLMQVKRIFDTPELPLEVSQSFVKNVDGSYSRFRCPEPPPEPELLEGLRTDRPQAIRPMELRTFLKVGPGMADQKEASPFVIEWIPDVLPRCRMGELRISFEFGHQQSGQLEHGEKTSTTEKGGRNKSDPPQSKHTKAIEILQVVV